From Salvia splendens isolate huo1 chromosome 16, SspV2, whole genome shotgun sequence, a single genomic window includes:
- the LOC121770353 gene encoding uncharacterized protein LOC121770353, which yields MDRSWITKSRITTEYQNGLQYFLDYAFRNTSMNDKILCPCKRCGMGICVSRDDAFEHLTVDGFIPGYTQWIAHGELPSILSARGENQRNTLGDDDVQGSVHDAFGVPNEDRYTEEYAGQIKGKDKPEHLRMMGQGVCPSDILNGTPKSTSNRLIMEYKEKIARLEARLETQQKICASQVHKGTDGRVSESLSLNATSTQVDQVGTCVSLRSIHTNKIVAKGYIISIDPNTKVGGQAIGHNWCEIYVKVVVEPQEQLIKPYDNFQELSQIVGHMVAWPRSLVTPIEH from the exons ATGGATAGAAGTTGGATTACAAAGTCAAGAATAACAACAGAATACCAAAATGGACTGCAATACTTTTTGGACTATGCTTTTCGCAACACAAGCATGAACGATAAGATATTATGTCCATGCAAACGTTGCGGAATGGGTATATGCGTGTCTAGAGATGATGCATTTGAACATTTGACAGTAGATGGATTTATTCCGGGGTACACCCAGTGGATAGCTCATGGAGAACTTCCTAGTATTCTTTCAGCTAGGGGTGAAAATCAACGTAATACTTTGGGCGATGATGATGTGCAAGGTTCAGTTCATGATGCCTTTGGAGTTCCAAATGAAGATAGATATACAGAAGAATATGCAGGACAAATCAAGGGGAAGGATAAACCCGAACATTTAAGGATGATGGGTCAAGGAGTGTGCCCCTCGGATATATTGAATGGAACTCCTAAGAGTACATCAAACCGTTTAATAATGGAGTACAAAGAAAAAATTGCTCGTCTAGAGGCAAGGCTtgaaacacaacaaaaaattTGTGCTTCGCAAGTACACAAAGGGACAGATGGGAGAGTTTCTGAGTCTCTCTCCTTAAATGCTACTTCAACTCAAGTTGATCAG GTTGGAACATGTGTTTCTCTACGAAGTATTCACACAAACAAAATCGTTGCTAAAGGATATATTATTAGCATCGATCCAAATACAAAAGTTGGAGGACAAGCCATAGGACATAATTGGTGTGAAATATACGTCAAAGTTGTAGTTGAACCTCAAGAGCAATTGATCAAGCCCTACGACAACTTTCAAGAGTTGTCTCAAATAGTTGGTCATATGGTTGCTTGGCCACGTTCTTTG
- the LOC121769975 gene encoding protein CURVATURE THYLAKOID 1D, chloroplastic-like, producing MNSTMKLCTARGISSVASPHPKLLPTNQIQSVHCKTQFPSLLKQTRFNCGLRCRTSSSLRSTTPEETSAGRTSYGTDEPVLDGDITVDKTDVDENIVDCETQQNEAPQEGSLVDNLQFLKFLEEFDIKLDYEDTSSILVFGGGGAVALWLAAAVVGAVDSIPLVPKVLELVGLGYTIWFSSRYLIFKENRDELFATVEQIKQQVLGSKDK from the exons ATGAACTCAACTATGAAGCTCTGCACAGCTCGAGGCATCTCGAGCGTTGCTTCGCCCCATCCCAAGCTTCTCCCTACCAATCAAATTCAGTCCGTTCACTGCAAAACTCAATTTCCTTCCCTGCTCAAGCAAACCAGATTCAACTGCG GATTGAGATGCCGTACTAGTTCATCTCTGAGATCAACCACACCTGAGGAGACCTCGGCCGGGAGGACTTCCTATGGCACCGATGAACCTGTTCTGGATGGTGATATAACTGTGGACAAAACTGATGTTGATGAAAATATCGTAGATTGTGAAACGCAGCAAAATGAAGCACCGCAAGAAGGTTCTTTGGTTGATAATCTGCAGTTTCTGAAGTTCTTGGAGGAATTCGATATTAAG TTGGATTATGAGGACACATCTTCAATTCTTGtgtttggtggtggtggtgctgtCGCCCTTTGGCTAGCAGCAGCTGTTGTTGGTGCAGTTGATTCTATTCCATTG GTTCCAAAAGTGTTGGAACTTGTTGGTCTTGGCTACACGATCTGGTTCAGCTCACGCTACCTTATCTTCAAG GAGAATAGGGATGAGTTGTTTGCTACGGTTGAACAGATTAAGCAGCAGGTGCTTGGTTCCAAGGACAAATAA